The following are encoded together in the Oncorhynchus kisutch isolate 150728-3 linkage group LG8, Okis_V2, whole genome shotgun sequence genome:
- the LOC109895692 gene encoding osteoclast-stimulating factor 1, with protein MSKPPPKPAKPGQVKVFRAMFTFDPRTPDELYFEEGDILYISDTSDSNWWKGTCRGRTGLIPSNYVAEQAESIDNPMHEAAKRGNLSWLRECLENKVGINGLDKAGNTALYWGCHGGHKDVVEILLGQSSVELNQQNKLGDTALHAAAWKGYSDIVEMLLNKNARMDIKNNEKKLALEMATNAQCASLIKRKQGGNITRTHSNADEYLDDEDSD; from the exons GCCAGGTCAAGGTGTTCCGAGCCATGTTCACCTTTGACCCCCGAACG CCAGATGAGCTCTACTTTGAAGAGGGAGACATCTTGTATATCTCTGATACG AGTGACAGCAATTGGTGGAAGGGAACCTGCAGGGGAAGAACTGGCCTCATCCCAAGCAATTATG TGGCCGAGCAGGCAGAGTCCATTGACAACCCAATGCACGAGGCAGCTAAACGAG GCAATCTGAGTTGGCTACGTGAGTGTCTGGAGAACAAAGTGGGAATTAATGGACTGGACAAAGCTGGTAATACTGCCCTCTACTGGGGATGCCACGGAGGACACAAAG ATGTGGTGGAGATCTTGCTGGGGCAGTCTAGCGTTGAGTTGAACCAGCAG AATAAACTGGGAGACACTGCTCTGCATGCTGCAGCCTGGAAGGGATACTCCGACATAGTGGAGATGTTACTGAATAAGA ATGCCAGGATGGATATTAAAAACAATGAGAAGAAGCTGGCTCTGGAGATGGCCACCAATGCCCAGTGTGCCTCTCTCATCAAGAGGAAACAAGGAGGCA ATATCACACGTACACACAGCAACGCCGATGAATACCTTGACGACGAAGACTCTGACTGA